A genome region from Tolypothrix sp. PCC 7712 includes the following:
- a CDS encoding CbtB-domain containing protein — MMKTQTHSSVLQKTASLTLSKPVQATLYVSLCALTLWTVYFTTYPAIHDRVHSPRHHTLLVPCH; from the coding sequence ATGATGAAAACTCAGACTCATTCTTCAGTGTTGCAAAAGACAGCTAGCTTGACTTTATCCAAGCCTGTACAAGCAACACTTTATGTTTCCTTGTGCGCGTTGACGCTGTGGACTGTTTATTTTACAACCTATCCAGCAATTCACGATCGCGTACACAGTCCCCGTCACCATACTTTGCTGGTTCCTTGTCACTAA
- a CDS encoding NIL domain-containing protein, protein MSANKIRKSAPIHSRISVPAQYQRQPVISRLVSRYGITVNIVAASLVSGSESDGWFDLEFLGNPEQITNSLSYLQELGVGLVELAIANHIQFHQQSQAFPKAVNKLTRKELETFKNQWATECQKWLSHGQTNRLHIQLCILKSYYKKPIISQLVSRFGLTVNITSAFLNPSVEDDGWFDLDLWGETKQIHSSLRYLKKLGLPIWPDWSGTVQNKTLEPIVF, encoded by the coding sequence ATGTCTGCAAATAAAATCAGAAAATCCGCACCAATTCACAGTAGAATTTCCGTACCTGCTCAGTATCAAAGACAGCCTGTTATTTCGCGGTTAGTATCTCGTTATGGTATAACAGTAAACATCGTAGCTGCATCATTAGTATCTGGTAGTGAAAGCGATGGCTGGTTTGATTTAGAATTTTTGGGAAATCCTGAGCAAATCACTAATAGCCTGTCTTACCTCCAAGAATTGGGAGTGGGTTTAGTAGAACTAGCAATTGCAAATCATATTCAATTTCACCAACAATCTCAAGCGTTCCCAAAAGCTGTTAACAAGCTAACGCGCAAAGAATTAGAAACATTTAAAAATCAGTGGGCGACAGAATGCCAAAAATGGCTTTCTCATGGACAAACTAATAGACTACACATACAATTGTGTATTTTAAAAAGCTATTACAAAAAACCGATAATTTCTCAACTAGTGTCTCGGTTTGGATTAACAGTTAATATCACTAGTGCTTTTCTCAATCCCTCTGTGGAAGATGACGGATGGTTTGACTTGGATTTGTGGGGGGAAACAAAACAAATCCATTCTAGCCTGCGTTATTTAAAAAAACTGGGACTACCAATTTGGCCTGATTGGTCTGGTACAGTGCAGAATAAAACTTTAGAACCAATAGTTTTTTAA